GCAGTTTCCACTGGAGCCACACAAAGCTTTATAcgactttttccacatatgccGTAGTACTCCTCGCGacttgtaaacacactttaaatgtgtaaaattggtgtaGTTACCCTTTAATCAAATCTTCAGGATAGATTCGCAACACTCACCTTATCAGACTGAGCCTCTAGGGACTTCAGGTTGTTGGTGACATTCTTCAGctcctcttccaggtcaccacaCTTACTGTATAAAAAAGAGGAATGTGCAGTATTGAAGTTTTCTGAATGCATTTGACATTTATAAGAATGATGCCCTGAGAGTGTGCATGCAACTGCATGACTGTATCCGTACTTACAGCTCTGCGATCTCtgccctctcctctgctctctccagCTCACCCTCAAGGATCACCAGTTTACGGGCAACCtggcattaaaaacacataaagacAGTCACAGTGGAGCAAAAACAGAAACGACATCAGAGTCACGTGAAAACTGAGAGTCAGCGGAAAATGTTTTCGGTGTGCGCACCTCCTCATATTTGCGGTCCGCCTCCTCAGCGATGTGTTTGGCCTCTTTgagctgcatctcctggatctccatcttctcctcgtCTTTCATGGCCCTGTTCTCGATCACCTTCATGCCTCTGATGATTGGAAAGACAGACAGGCGTAAGTTGAACAAGACAACACAAATTTGGGCACCAATGCAACATTAACATTTGCCTTTCCTTATGATTGTTTATGCATATTTTGTGGTTTCAGTCTCAACAATATGCCGATGATgggtttttctttcttgcaaTTCTTGCTGGCATGCTGCTCTCCATGAAAACTAGAAAGCTAGGGTAGTTGTAGTGTTTGGGGTTGTCTTTTGTTCTTTCAGCACGTTTGGGTTGTATATTGCTGTTTAatggcatttaaaaaatatatactgtgTATAGTTTTATATTGTATTACTGTAAATTATGCTTCTAATCAGTTATCAACTGTACATATGAAATCTAAAAATAGATAAGTAGATCGGTTTTCAAATCTTTATTTCAGCTAATATGACAACAAATTACCTTTATTTCCCCTGTGATATTCAAATTCAATATCAACATTCCAAAATGCAGCAaccctttttcctctttttgtattatttaaacTTGATATCTCTGCACAGGTGCAGATAaaaattagttacattacaaaTAACCACAACACCAAAATATCCATTTCAGCTCTAAAACCATCATAAAAAAGGACCACATTGTGTGCCTCCATTCACTGGGAGCCATGCGCTCCATTCAATCCGCCGAATTACTTCATTCAAATGGAGGATTTTGTTTGAGGGTTTAGAGGGGGATGAGGTCATAAAATATGAAGACAGACAATGAAAGCTCCATTCAGAACGCTAAATAAAAGTGCTCTGGCTCCTTGTCCACTAATTCAACTACAATCCTGGTCTACTCATCTCATTAGGGTCTATTGAAACCTTTGAATCCACACATACAGCTCTCTGCCTTTTCAAGGTGGTTAAAATCTACATGTATCGGTTTATCTAATGGCTTGACTCTGCTGTAAAACCAAGATTGTGTTGTACACACACTGTAGACAATATATCACGTTATTTAAAAGCTGTAAGACAGTCGTTTGTCAGTCTTGCAGCTGATGGCATGTCCAAAACTCTCACCTTTCACTCTCATCAGCAGCCttctcagcctcctccagcttctGCAGGGCCGTGGCCAGTCTCTCCTGAGCGCGGTccaactcctcctccaccagctggATCCTGCGGTTCAAAGATGCCACATCGCCCTCCGCCTACAGCaacaaggagaggaaaagggagggagagagagagagagagagagagagagaggcagaggtcacaggtcagaggtcagccaGGAAACATGCAGTGGCCATGAGAGGGAGGATAGGCCGACCGAGCTGCATGTTGTAATCCAGCCATACAACATGAAATCATTGACTttttaaaagggtttttttggCCTTGAGTGTCTCATGAATACAACTGTTGGCCTAACTTCCTGTCCAGCCCGTCAGATTTCTTACACGTAATCACTCTCCGTCTTAATGACCGTGATGAGTTCTGGACTTTGAAGCCTGCACGGGCACTTTGAGAACTGCTGATGTCGAGCAGCATGGCAGATTTTAACCCTGGCATATCTGAGGCCTTCTGTAACGTAAACCCATGTTCGTTTATGGGGACAGAAGATTGCTTCTCCTCCTCGGCCTGCTTCCTGTGAGACCGATATCACAGATAACCAGTCTGCGCTCTTCTTCCTGTgtggaggctgaggaggaggaggaggaggaggaggaaggattGCAGCTCCTAATTTCAGATAATGTGCCCAAATGTTGTTAAgtcaaaaagctgaaaaagcaGGGACAACGACAGCTGGATGCTTGACAAAAACAAGGAGGAACCATTTTCCAACTGTCTTCCAAGCTTTTTAAGACACACTAACCCTGCCACTGTACTTAATGATTAAGCAACCGCTCTGACAGTTAATGTAATACCGAGGGGCCCCCGTTGCTCTCCAATGTGTCTGTTACGATCTAGGGCGGGTTTCGGTTAGATAACACAGCCGAACAAAAGTCGACCAGGGAGTGTCGCCAAACTGATGCCTCCGAGTTCCCATAAGCGCTTAAATCGACTAAACTGACACATAAGAAGATAAAAACGACACATTTACAAACGGGATACGCAGCGGAAGTTCCAAATTCCTCCAGGGGCGTTGTTTGAGGATCATTGCCGCTACCTGTTCGGCCAATACTGCGTGTTAAGTCCCTAACAATCCGCACCAACAGACGATCGACAGTGGTAATGTGAGGAGTACAGGTGAGTGTGAAAGAAGAAACGAGAATGAGGTTGGAGAAATGACAGGATGTCTCACTTTTTCGCGCAGTTCTCGCTCAGTGTCCAGCTCCCTTTGTACCGCCAGTTCACGCTCCTCCGCCTCATCCACTTGTAGCTGGAGGGTCTGGATTTTCTTCTTTACCATCTCCATGACTGCGATTGCCTCGTTTTACTCAAAATGGGAAAAAGCGACGAAGGAGCACCAAAAAACAGTTGTCTATGAGTCTGTGTGATTCGCGTCAAAGTTTCAAGCTCCgaggaaaaaaactttttttcctctctctgtctcgggCAGGAAGTCAGGGACGTGCAGTGTTGGGatggtggagggggggagagagagagagagggaaaaaaaaaaagggcagggAGTTTTCAGGAAATTTATGGCGAGATCGTCCAATCCTGTGGAGGAGCCCGGCCTCGGATGACATCACAGGATTTAGGAGGGGACGGCGCTGCTGTTTTCCTTCCACAAAAGAGGTGTGTAAAAAAGTCTAGAGAAGTCCTGGAGTTTGCCATTGTGGACTTATATGGCAAACGCAAGGTGTTGCTAAGGCTTGCATTTTTCCCCTGCTCTGATTGGAGGCAGATCAGCGGAGGAAAGGGTGCAATCTATGATTCACCACTCACCAGTCTGATTCAAGATGTATGAATGTGAATCATAACGCAtggctggatgtgtgtgtgttctttttttgtggCGGGTTAAAGAGGAGAACAGTGaaagtatatttaaaaaaaaaggtaaaagaaaaagaaaaaagcgaAATCAAAAAGGTAGCCATAGGTTTACttctctgtggggaggggggtgaTAATCCTCCTCCAACAGGGGTTGATGACCTGCAGCGGACTGGAATGTAAATTGATTTGGTTGCAAACATGACCGGCAGCCATTGGGTGGCGACACATTCCTTCAGCGCCCCCTtctgccacctcctcctcctccttctcctcactTTTCATCTCAATGCAGTTATTTCCTCCTTCAGTCCTCCTTGTATCACATTTATGCTTATCAGCATCCACACATAAGCAGTGTGAAACACATTAGAAGAAGATGTAGAGACTGGATAAATCGACAAAAAGCATTTCTGCGGGCATCTGATAGGTCATCAGAGACAGAAATCACTTGTGAtctgacctttaaccttttGGGGCCTTATCTCACCTTCTTTCACTGGTAGTTTTAGACTCACTGTCTGGACTATTTTCATTTGATGatatatatttaattcaattttgGTCTAATTGCCAAAGCTGAAGCATTAATTAATCAGCGTGGTCAGCTTTATGTAGACTAACAGTTGGTCTGTTGTTCAGACAAAAGATGTCATGCTATACTGCTGGTAAATGCAATGTATTTATTAAGAGTTCCGTCCTTTTTGTTTTCCCAGAAACAGCCGAAACATCCCTCTGTTCAAAaaccaccagactccattgacaAAAACCTTAATTTTACCTTCTAGAACACAGGAGTTGCTGGGTGCCGCTGCCTCAGTcagttgatttgtttgtgttattgtgtgaccTCGCTGCAGTTATTTTCTCCTTCTGTCCTCCTTGTTTCACATTTATGTGTATCAGTGTCCCTCATAAGCAGTGTGAAAAGCATTGGAAGATGTAGAGGttggagaaaagacaaaaaccatGATTTTAACTTGCAGAACACTGGAGTTGATGATTTACTGCCGACTCAACtgattagtttgtttgtgttattgtgtgactTTGGTGTTTTAAAGAGTTAAACTTAGTCACACAATGGCTGTTTGAAAAAGAATTGtgattgatattattattttatgacattttatagacaaaacgATTAACTGAGATACTAAAcaattaagaaaataattagCCAGTGActcgaaaatgaaaatattttttaacgGTCTTCTGCGGCACATTCCCCTGAAAAGGTGCATAACACCTGCACTGTCTTTATCAGGGATATCAGAGGTCAAATACTGGATCATGTACTGTTGTTACTGAAGGGTTTTAAGTGTTATGTTTTTAACAGCTCCTAATTATACACGTGCACAGCACAACAAAAGCTCTTGTTACTCCTGGGTGACGCATTTTTCTAACAATCTGAGACAAGAAATAAGAGAATCATGGTGCATCACTGTTCAAACCTCATCAGAAAAGTATATCTGGTGTCATATAAATAATATTGGTCATTCATTCAGcccacaaaaacaaactaagTCCAGTCGGGCTGTCTCCAGATTTTTCCACTGAATCTTTTGCTTTAGATATAAGGTCTGATCAGATCTCGTCTTCTCCAAGTGAGATATTACTGTAAAAGAGAGATCCTTAATGAAGTGGGATGCCCTTTAAAGGTGACCGGTCATCCACCATTGTTTCCGATAAGTTATGTTCTGTGAGTCCAGACAGAGCAGAGTGTAATATCTCCACCCCAAAAAAGGCCAGAGCATTGATTTCATTAGACACTGCAGTACGGGGTTCTCTGTTTGCTTAAGCCGCATTCCTGGGATTCCTGGTGGGCTGCAGGCTGGCCGAGTTTTGTCTGTGCTTGAGAAATAGCTCAGTTACAGAACTCAGTCAGACACCAGTAACTCTGTGATTCTCAACACTATCTGGGTTAGTAGAGTCATTTCAGGACTCTTTTCAGGGTTTTTAGATCTACGTTGCGGTCGATCAGTAGGTGCTGGGTAGCAGATCGAAAGTAGGAATTTAGAGTAAAACGTTTCCGGCACATCGTATCGTACAGTACCAGTCTGTGTGTGATACACAAAAGGGGATTTTTAAATTCAATCTCATGCTTGATTTGCTTGATTGAACGTCCTCTCGACTGAATTCTTGTatgccttttttgttgttgttaaaatcGTATAAACAAAGGGCCTTTTTGTGCGATTAGTTTACGTGAACATAACCGGACACTTaactaaacaaatgtttttatttattatgttttctGAATATCAGTGTTTTAACTAgtcagctgctgtgtttcatcACCCTAGAAATGAGCAAGCATTACGGTAAACCCATGAGACGAGTCCAGGCATGGCCTTTTTTGGGAGTGTTTGCAGGGGAAGCAACACTCAGACTGAGTGTTATCAGCACTTCATtcagctttgttgttttttttaaagaaagtttaAAAGTTCCGTGAACAAAACCTGCATTCATCTCTACAACTGGTCTTTTTTTCAGTCATGGGGGGGATATTTAGTTCGGTCCATCTAAAAGAGTGGTGATCAATACCTTACCACACTTGGAAGTTGTGGTGTTCCACTCTGCAATGTGGATAATGTGTTTCAGATGGCGACTTTGTGGTTAACTCACATCTGTGGCCTTCTTCTCCGACAGTTCCAGTTTCTCCTGAGCATCCTTCAGGGCCTCCGAGTACTTGTCCAGCTCATCCTCTGTTCCCTTCAGTTTCTTCTGCAGACCGAGCAGCTCATCCTCAAGCTGAAAGAAGACGAATATTACAGAGAGTCAGGGAGGATAACAGCAAAAACCAAACCACGTTTCCGCTCTTTAAAAAAGTCCACAGACCTGCCAGTGGGACTGTGAGGTTTAGGTACAATTGTGCTTTGAACTCAAGGCTTGATAGAAATTGGTAATATGTAATTGGGATGCTGTAATCAgttcacaaaaataaattactaaTAGTCCAGACTACATTTGACAACATTTATAATTAGTTTAGAGTTATGTTTTCAGGGATACTTGGTTACTTTTTTGATTATGACTGTAAAATATGGCATTTAGTTAAAAAACAGTGGAAGTATTCAGATTAGACtgactattttgataatcctGTGGATTCAAATATTAATAACAAGAAATCCATGTGATTTTGTACTCATGGCTGACTCCATTTGAAAGTGATCTGGCCCGGTCTTGCTTGAGCTAAATGCTGACACACTCACGAGGATTATGGCAATGAGCTGATGTCtagcaggtataatgttcaCATCACCAGGGCTGCTGACACGTGGGTAACAGTTAGGTCAGTTGTCTTTGGCCCTGGGTCATGGGAGGACCTGAACCCTTACAACCCTTACAATAATCTGTTGATGGGGCCTGTGGAGATTATCTTGTCCACGGCACAGGCAAGCCTATCCGTGGCCCTGTTCACTATTTTAGTTTAGTTCAGCTGGGGCTATTGGGAGTCTCAGTGTTAGcatttgacaaattaaacagCTTAAAACTCAGAAGATCACCAAAGTTTTCACTGTCTATTCTCAATAGACATGAATTTCTGTACCGAatgtcatggcaatccatctGATGAAGATATTTTACTTAAAACCACAATATGTTGTAAAAAAGTACCCAAAGGTCATGTTGAGTATACTAGAGATATCAGGTGTCACTCTGATAAAAGGGAAAGTCAACCATACAAATAGTAGTTGGATAAAAGTCTCAAAGGTATCtggcagtaaatgtacttaagtgttcaaaagtacaaataaaagtaaagtatacatatatttacatgtatctAGATACTGTATACGACTAATTACCCATCCATACAATTCAGTTTATAATTCGCAAAATAACTAGTAACTTAAGTTAGCAAATAATTGCGGGGTGTAAAAGGTACAACATTTGCATCTCAAACGTAGTGAGgtgaaagtataaagtagcagaaagtATGTCAAAATTGTATTTGAGTAAAGTACTTGAGTAGATTTACTTAGTTACATATAAACCTCACTATGGCACAAGAAGAAACATCTGGGGAACTATGAATGTCTGAACACAATTTCAGGGCAATCCATCTTATAATTCATTGAATATTCATCCTTGGTAGAAAAGTAGTGGAGTGACTAACACATTTGCTGTATATCATCATTCTAGGAAATATACAGAACCAGCTGTCAAATGTCTTCATCAGGACTATTTCTTCAGTAGAAATTAAACTCTCTATTAAGAGTTCTGTTGATCATCAAGAGCATCAGGGACGTTGTTTCTAAAGTGCGCTGCAGCtggatttttaaaattattttgtaatttgaGTGAACCACTCCTTTAATTGCTGCTGGAGCCTGCCGTCTGTAATGTCTGTTGATACTGAGTATTAGATTTGTGTATTTTCAGTGTGTTCCATCCGCCTAACCCGTCTTGCCAAGAATAGCAAAGAAAGCATCTCTTAGCGCTGCTGGTATCTCCGCCATCCAAACAAACTAAAGAGTTCTGCATAATCTTCTAGGATTTCATGCTGCCTGCTCCTTGATGTGGAAGACATGCTGAGGGTCCATGTGTGCAGTGCGACTGACAACTGTCACTCCTTGTGTGCTCTCTGAGGGTATGGTTGGGGCTTTAGCCAACAGACGCAGGATTCTTTCCACTTGCTTTGCTGTAGCTCCCAGCTTTGTCCAACTGCCTGCTCTCTGGCATTCCTCTCGTAGCGGCGAGATGATGAGACCACCTCCCACTGTGCAATAATTGCATCTATTTAGAAACCTCAAATATCCGATTACATCTCTGGATTCTACTTTGCGTGTATCAAGTGGTACAAGTAAGCTATCATTAAGTTAGCTGTCAAAATATCAAGCTGTCTGAGGCTCTCGCACTTCAGCACCAAATATGGAGGTTTGGAATCTGTGAGGTTTTCTTTgacttaaatttttttttttttcacttctggTTGTTTCACCCTCTGGTTCACTGTGGATAACATGTCCAGCAGTCGGGCACTGTGCCATTCTGTTTGTGCATCCCTGTGGAcatcctccaccacctccacccgcCCACCAAAGGACCAGGCCCAGGGGCTCAGTATCAGCTGCTCTCTGTTATTCAGCATTTGGTGCCTTTGGGAAATACTCGACATTTCATGTTGAGCCCCCTCGGTAGCCTGCACAAGTGGTTTGGTATTTATTAATTTGCTTTACACCACATTATCAGTACGTTAATCTGAGACGGGACTATCAAATTAATCGCATCAAGCTGATTTAACGTAATAATCTCACCGGTAAATTCAATTTGGTTTATCAGAGGATGAAAGAGACTTTCGACTGGAAGGTCCAACTTCGGTGTCACAATAACCTACTTCAATATAGAGCTTTGCAATATGCATGAAATCAACATCACAACCTTATAACTAATACTTTTTGATATTGATGATATagcaaatatgaacaaaatcaTATACAAAATAAGACACTTATTGCGTTGTTATGCAGTACATCACACACAAATTTAAGTGACTACTTTTATTGTAGTGATGGAATGTaagtaaagtaagtaagtacatttactcaagtactgtactttttGACAATTTTGAGGTCATTTCAATTTTCTGGAACTATAtgcttccactccactacaacttagaggcaaatattgtactttttactcggTACAATCGTTTGAAAACTTAAgtaactttgcagattacatagTGGACCTGTAGTTTACAGTATCTAGCTACgtttaaatatatgtatgcTTTACTTGTACTTAATATCAGATATtttcagacttttactcaactacGGTTCATATAGGTGACTTTtacttctttatttttactAAAGTAAAACGTTTGGATACTGACAACACTGGTTATAGTTTGCTGAGATTAATTCATTTGGACAACAATATCTTTATTATTGCTGTAGCTCTCCTCTTGTAGTTGATAGATGATAAATTATTGTATTTAATCGGTATATAATGATATTTAGTACTTTATAAGTTTGCTTTTCAGTGCCTTATGTTGTATATTGCAGAGGCTCTTAATGTAGAAAgtgtttaaatctttttaaagCTTAAATATCTTCCTCATATAAGAGGACACATTTCCATCTCATCCTTCATGTGTTCCCATTAAAACTCATCAGCCTCGTCTCACCTGCTTGCATTTATCCTCCGCTGCCTTCTTGTCGGACTCAGCCTGCTCTGCCCTGTCGATGGCGTTCTCCTTGTCCAACTTCAGCATCTGCATCTTCTTCTTGATGGCCTCCATGGTGACGGTTGGGTCTCAGTGGCTTTTCAAAAAaagaatgtgtatttttttatctctttgGGTGAAAAGCTGTTGCAGATGAAGACGCCTCTCACAAGGTTGAAGAGGAAGGGGATAAgccggcagatgcagagaggagaagagagggagtgagaggagaggagaggagaggagaggaggatgcagaCTGAGACTCGGAGGAGCTCTATGTGATTTAAACTTGACTGGAGGTTTGGAGACAGCCCCAGTCTCTTGTGACAGCCCTTTCCCACCGTTCACCCCTTTCACCACTCCCCGCCTTGGCTACTCTATACTGTGCCCCCCTCCCAAATCTAAACTTCACCTCCTGAAGGCTCTCTGGGGGGACAGAGTGGTGTCGATGTGGTGGCAATATCCAGCCCATATCCTTATTTGAATCATGGCCTTTTTGTTTTAGACGGAACAGCAGACGAACAGCAGATAAGAAGAAGCAGATTGATCCAGAAATCAAAAGGACATTGTTCACATTAGTAATATGAGTTACTGTAGCTttatatccccccccccccccccttgggCTGCATGTCTATATGCCTGTGTTCTTACTGAGGAATGTTCAAATTGATGTTAATACCAGAGTTGGTTAGAGAGGGACATAGTTCTCATTCTACCACTGAATGAAAAGGGGCTGTATGGAAAATGATCCAGCCAAAGAAAATTTGGGGGAAAGAGCTGTCTGCGTGTGATCTACACCAGGCAGCCGGAGCTTTACAGTCGAGCTGCACAGACATAAACCACAGGTCTGCTGCAATTAACATCCTCTTAATTACTATTGGTCTGACAGACCTCTATTTAGTTCTGCTTACTGTAATTTGCATGGCGCGCAATGTAAAAAGCAGTGACTGGGGGATGCAACATGTGTTACTGAGATGTTTCCAGGGATGTGATTGTATGCACTTATGAGATATTGGGAAAGTGGGTCAAGTATCCATTCACTTCATTCTCTTTATTTGCAGATAAAAGCTTGTTTCAGACttcaaatgacaagaaaagtgaaattgaataaatgttggttgatatttatgttgttattttgttgtataATTTAGGATGAATCTTGGTGCAAACTGGTAAATTTGAAATGATATGAGTGAGTCTGACAgtctgtctatgtgtgtgtgtgtgtgtgtgtgtgtgtgtgtgtgtgcgcgctgatGACATCAGCACTAAtggacctgtctgcttgctttcaACTCCTCTGTGCCAGCTGCCCCGgctaaaaataaagattacaaGGAAACTCAAAGGAAAACAGTGAGGCATACAGAGGCCATTTAAGTGACATCTGAAGATAAACTTGGGCAAATGCATCTAGTGTTTTTCATGTTGCATTGCCCGTTTTGCAGTGCGTCTACCCTTGTTCATCGTTATTCCTTACAGAGACATTTTCATGGTTGTACTTTGGCACAGAGGACACCGTCCAAGAAGAGTGAAATGAATCAGTGTTTTCTGCAGATACTTTGGGTTTTAGGTGCATATTGATGCTGAGTAATACGAAAACTTGTATTAGCATTTTTTTCCGGGAAAACTAAAGGATTACATTTTGGTTTATGTGGTGAGAAAGTATCCACTCTACTATTAGTATAGTTTAGGACAGTCAGTGCATGTAATGTTGGTTGAGGTCTTTTGGAAAGAGGTTAGGAGCAGTTGTGCAGGGAAGTGTTTCAGAAGTAGGATCATATTGAGGCAAACTGCCAAAATTGAAAGCCAACAGATAAATAAACCCAGAaatcttctctcttctctttgcACGTTTCAGATTAATAGCACTGTAAGTGACTAATAGAAGTCTTCTCAGCAGGGGAGGGAAACCATAGccttttttggtattttttgttttatgaaaatGGTGGTAGTTAGATAGCTTTTAAATCCTGGGGTCAACCCAAGCTCACATCATGACCGGCGATGATAAAGAGCGGCGACTGTGTGCCTTATTTGGTCTGTCGGGATGCTGGCTGCACACTGTGTTATGGTAATACATTGCTCAGATACAAATATTGATTTTGGTGGTGTTTTCTGTTAATACGATTCTTCGACTTTTCTGGgctgtaaagtgtgtgtgtgtgtgggggggggctTGGAGCAGAGCAAGCAGAGGAGAATGAGAGAGGAGGTaagggagagagaaatagagaCAGAGTGAATCAGATGCGGAGTGAGAGAAATCAGAACCCTCCCACAGGAAACCAAGCTAAACTCCTCTTCTCCTTGTATGGTAAAAACTCCCCCAAAAGCCACAGGATCGCCTTGGGAGTAGAGTCAAAGTCCTGCTAAGTATAAATCACAAAGCCATGGGAATGGTGGAACAGATTAGAGTGTGCGCGAGTGCTACCATGAAGACTACAACTAGTGCAGTTTTAGTAGTCTTAAGTGCTTCGTGTCATGCATGTGACATGTGGACACTGATGTTACAGTTCAGCCTTCAAGGTGGCCACCGTTTGACCAGTtttacacacagaaaacatgtgTCATTGTAAACAGACGATCGTGGACATTTTATGTTGCAAAATTTGCTTGAGCAACACCTGCGCGTCTGACTTATCAAGTATGTAACACCTATGTGATGCACTGACTCACAGTGTACTCATACAAACCCATTTGGCAACGAGAGTAAACATACGTCAGCCCTGCTCTTAGGGCTTCTGCACAAACATGTCCGTTAACTACGCAATCACATCCAACGATCCCGAACTACAGCGCCTCGCACACAAAACACTGTGTATATGTACGTATGGCGGTGGCTGAGGGAAGTGGCAGACTGTTATATTTGGTTCTGTGGCTCAGTCAAGTTGTA
The sequence above is drawn from the Sparus aurata chromosome 21, fSpaAur1.1, whole genome shotgun sequence genome and encodes:
- the LOC115573167 gene encoding tropomyosin alpha-4 chain-like isoform X3, which encodes MEMVKKKIQTLQLQVDEAEERELAVQRELDTERELREKAEGDVASLNRRIQLVEEELDRAQERLATALQKLEEAEKAADESERGMKVIENRAMKDEEKMEIQEMQLKEAKHIAEEADRKYEEVARKLVILEGELERAEERAEIAELKCGDLEEELKNVTNNLKSLEAQSDKYSEKEDKYEEEIKVLNDRLKEAETRAEFAERTVAKLEKTIDDLEENLSTAKEENVGMHQVLDQTLQELNSL
- the LOC115573167 gene encoding tropomyosin alpha-1 chain-like isoform X2, with product MEAIKKKMQMLKLDKENAIDRAEQAESDKKAAEDKCKQLEDELLGLQKKLKGTEDELDKYSEALKDAQEKLELSEKKATDAEGDVASLNRRIQLVEEELDRAQERLATALQKLEEAEKAADESERGMKVIENRAMKDEEKMEIQEMQLKEAKHIAEEADRKYEEVARKLVILEGELERAEERAEIAELKCGDLEEELKNVTNNLKSLEAQSDKYSEKEDKYEEEIKVLNDRLKEAETRAEFAERTVAKLEKTIDDLEDELYTQKLKFKAISEELDNALNDMNTL
- the LOC115573167 gene encoding tropomyosin alpha-4 chain-like isoform X4, translated to MEMVKKKIQTLQLQVDEAEERELAVQRELDTERELREKAEGDVASLNRRIQLVEEELDRAQERLATALQKLEEAEKAADESERGMKVIENRAMKDEEKMEIQEMQLKEAKHIAEEADRKYEEVARKLVILEGELERAEERAEIAELKCGDLEEELKNVTNNLKSLEAQSDKYSEKEDKYEEEIKVLNDRLKEAETRAEFAERTVAKLEKTIDDLEDELYTQKLKFKAISEELDNALNDMNTL
- the LOC115573167 gene encoding tropomyosin alpha-1 chain-like isoform X1; the encoded protein is MEAIKKKMQMLKLDKENAIDRAEQAESDKKAAEDKCKQLEDELLGLQKKLKGTEDELDKYSEALKDAQEKLELSEKKATDAEGDVASLNRRIQLVEEELDRAQERLATALQKLEEAEKAADESERGMKVIENRAMKDEEKMEIQEMQLKEAKHIAEEADRKYEEVARKLVILEGELERAEERAEIAELKCGDLEEELKNVTNNLKSLEAQSDKYSEKEDKYEEEIKVLNDRLKEAETRAEFAERTVAKLEKTIDDLEENLSTAKEENVGMHQVLDQTLQELNSL